One window from the genome of Oryza glaberrima chromosome 3, OglaRS2, whole genome shotgun sequence encodes:
- the LOC127765638 gene encoding uncharacterized protein LOC127765638, translating into MAVAAPARRMTPLTLRDFLEQSSSEGFRAYPRFPVADEGVAGGDLAPPVRLLIEAGLRRSPSRLPSFYNFFHKSPGTLAKISRLSRSLSRRFRDGLWRRRGEDDGEEDDDIAVDEMDSLGLPSPVVSSCSSSECEYMAESEAELATTEEEKCASASSASEYEKTSQSSTGSVAFHGAADAGGDGHKEDVGDEPVGRKLEMEDKQQLSPVSVLDFPFDDDDGEEGSDAGMCSPSFQQCLAELQRSKAELLHKIRRLEGLTQVVVPVDLEAQFTESDSSERTHLNANSTSSSDDTATTAPTTPRQCTDDQDVVNHGEEEEEEHSLLARLLESVVVTDEVSEWLLLDFFAEGVDRLRSSASSCPLNDCEEAALLRAAGDWARGAGQRWGVGDVVFSGWAAVADMERSRRWMCVAEEERDVGAEVDGLVMDALVDELVADLALGGATTVGVEECTCRR; encoded by the exons atggcggtggcggcgccggcgaggaggatgacGCCGTTGACGCTGCGGGACTTCCTGGAGCAGTCCAGCAGCGAAGGCTTCCGCGCCTACCCGCGTTTCCCCGTTGCCGACGAGGGAGTGGCCGGAGGAGACCTCGCGCCGCCGGTGCGCCTCCTCATCGAGGCCGGGCTACGCCGGAGCCCGTCGCGGTTGCCCTCCTTCTACAACTTCTTCCACAAGAGCCCCGGCACGCTCGCCAAGATCTCGCGCCTCTCCAGGAGCCTCTCGCGGCGGTTCAGGGACGGCCTCTggaggcgccgcggcgaggatgacggcgaggaagacgacgacattGCCGTCGACGAGATGGACTCGCTCGggctgccgtcgccggtggtCAGCAGCTGCTCCTCGTCGGAGTGTGAGTACATGGCCGAGTCAGAGGCTGAGCTGGCtacgacggaggaggagaagtgcgcgtcggcgtcgtcggcgtcggagtaCGAAAAGACGTCGCAGTCGAGCACGGGGAGCGTCGCCTTCCATGGCGCTGCCGACGCCGGAGGAGACGGGCATAAG GAGGATGTGGGTGACGAGCCCGTGGGGCGCAAGTTGGAGATGGAGGACAAGCAACAGCTGAGCCCCGTGTCCGTTCTGGATTTCCCcttcgatgacgacgacggcgaggaaggAAGCGATGCCGGCATGTGCTCGCCGTCCTTCCAACAGTGCCTCGCCGAGCTCCAGA GATCGAAGGCGGAGCTGCTGCACAAGATCCGACGGCTGGAGGGCCTGACGCAGGTGGTCGTCCCCGTGGATCTCGAGGCGCAATTCACCGAGTCTGATTCCTCCGAGCGCACGCATCTCAACGCCAACTCGACTAGCTCTTCTGATGAcaccgcgacgacggcgcccaCGACGCCACGGCAATGCACGGACGACCAAGATGTCGTTAatcacggcgaggaggaggaggaggagcacagCCTGCTCGCGCGGCTGCTCGAGTCGGTTGTTGTCACGGACGAGGTCTCCGAGTGGCTCCTGCTCGACTTCTTCGCCGAGGGAGTGGACCGGCTCCGGTCGTCGGCGTCCAGCTGCCCTCTCAACGAttgcgaggaggcggcgctgctgcgCGCCGCGGGGGAttgggcgcgcggcgcggggcagcGGTGGGGCGTCGGGGACGTGGTGTTCTCcgggtgggcggcggtggcggacatGGAGCGGAGCCGGAGGTGGATGtgcgtcgccgaggaggagcgGGACGTCGGCGCGGAGGTGGACGGGCTCGTGATGGACGCGTTGGTGGACGAGCTGGTCGCCGACTTGGCACTTGGTGGTGCGACCACGGTAGGGGTGGAAGAGTGTACGTGCCGCCGATGA
- the LOC127765943 gene encoding UDP-galactose/UDP-glucose transporter 2-like, with protein sequence MTGGEEQGRRLFGVSLTDRPRWQQFLICSSGFFFGYLVNGICEEYVYNRLQFSFGWYFTFVQGFVYLGLIRLQGFTVKQMVNPWRTYVRLSAVLMGSHGLTKGSLAFLNYPAQIMFKSTKVLPVMIMGAFIPGLRRKYPFHEYISAVMLVIGLILFTLADAQSSPNFSMIGVAMVSGALVMDAFLGNLQEAIFKMNPDTTQMEMLFCSTVVGLPFLVVPMVLTGELMRAWTACSQHMYVYAVLVFEAMATFVGQVSVLSLIALFGAATTAMVTTARKAVTLLLSYLIFTKPLTEQHVTGLLLISMGIVLKLLPENKENVPRRQVRKTVQHWDDKQREIREVEEEKAPLV encoded by the exons aTGACCGGAGGGGAGGAGCAGGGGAGGAGGCTGTTTGGCGTGTCGCTGACAGACAGGCCCAGGTGGCAGCAGTTCTTGATCTGCTCATCGGGGTTCTTCTTCGGCTACCTTGTCAATGGCATCTGCGAG GAATACGTCTACAACCGGCTTCAGTTCAG CTTCGGCTGGTACTTCACATTTGTGCAGGGGTTCGTGTACTTGGGTCTGATTCGCCTGCAGGGATTCACGGTGAAGCAGATGGTGAACCCGTGGCGGACGTACGTGCGGCTCTCGGCTGTGCTCATGGGATCCCATGGCCTCACCAAGGGTTCCCTCGCATTCCTCAACTACCCCGCCCAAATTATGTTCAAATCCACCAAG GTTTTGCCAGTGATGATAATGGGAGCATTTATACCTGGATTAAGAAGAAAATATCCGTTCCATGAGTACATATCAGCAGTGATGCTTGTTATCGGCCTCATACTATTCACGCTCGCGGACGCACAATCATCACCTAATTTCAGCATGATTGGTGTGGCCATGGTTTCTGGAGCGCTTGTCATGGATGCATTTCTAGGTAATCTGCAAGAAGCCATATTTAAGATGAACCCTGACACCACACAG ATGGAGATGTTGTTCTGCTCAACTGTTGTTGGCCTACCTTTCTTGGTGGTGCCAATGGTGTTAACAGGGGAGCTGATGCGGGCGTGGACTGCATGTTCCCAG CATATGTACGTGTACGCCGTGCTGGTGTTCGAGGCGATGGCCACGTTCGTCGGCCAGGTCTCGGTGCTCTCCCTCATCGCGCTCTTCGGCGCCGCAACAACAGCTATG gtgacgacggcgaggaaggcggTGACCCTGCTCCTGTCGTACCTGATATTCACCAAGCCATTGACGGAGCAGCACGTCACCGGGCTGCTGCTGATCTCCATGGGCATCGTGCTGAAGCTCCTGCCGGAGAACAAGGAGAACGTCCCGCGCAGGCAGGTGAGGAAGACGGTGCAGCATTGGGACGACAAGCAGCGGGAGATCAGAGAAGTAGAAGAGGAGAAAGCTCCCTTGGTATGA
- the LOC127765768 gene encoding cyclin-dependent kinase A-1: MEQYEKEEKIGEGTYGVVYRARDKVTNETIALKKIRLEQEDEGVPSTAIREISLLKEMHHGNIVRLHDVIHSEKRIYLVFEYLDLDLKKFMDSCPEFAKNPTLIKSYLYQILRGVAYCHSHRVLHRDLKPQNLLIDRRTNALKLADFGLARAFGIPVRTFTHEVVTLWYRAPEILLGSRQYSTPVDMWSVGCIFAEMVNQKPLFPGDSEIDELFKIFRVLGTPNEQSWPGVSSLPDYKSAFPKWQAQDLATIVPTLDPAGLDLLSKMLRYEPNKRITARQALEHEYFKDLEMVQ, encoded by the exons ATGGAGCAG tacgagaaggaggagaagattgGGGAGGGCACGTACGGGGTGGTGTACAGGGCGCGGGACAAGGTCACCAACGAGACGATCGCGCTCAAGAAGATCCGGCTTGAGCAGGAGGATGAGGGCGTCCCCTCCACCGCAATCCGCGAGATCTCGCTCCTCAAGGAGATGCATCACGGCAACATCGTCAG GTTACACGATGTTATCCACAGTGAGAAGCGCATATATCTTGTCTTTGAGTATCTGGATCTGGACCTAAAGAAGTTCATGGACTCTTGTCCAGAGTTTGCGAAAAACCCCACTTTAATTAAG TCATATCTCTATCAGATACTCCGCGGCGTTGCTTACTGTCATTCTCATAGAGTTCTTCATCGAGATTTGAAACCTCAGAATTTATTGATAGATCGGCGTACTAATGCACTGAAGCTTGCAGACTTTGGTTTAGCTAGGGCATTTGGAATTCCTGTCCGCACGTTTACTCACGAG GTTGTAACCTTGTGGTATAGAGCTCCAGAGATCCTTCTTGGATCAAGGCAGTATTCTACACCAGTTGATATGTGGTCAGTTGGTTGTATCTTTGCAGAAATGGTGAACCAGAAACCACTGTTCCCTGGTGATTCTGAGATTGATGAATTATTTAAGATATTCAG GGTACTAGGAACTCCAAATGAACAAAGTTGGCCAGGAGTTAGCTCATTACCTGACTACAAGTCTGCTTTCCCCAAGTGGCAGGCACAG GATCTTGCAACTATTGTCCCTACTCTTGACCCTGCTGGTTTGGACCTTCTCTCT AAAATGCTTCGGTACGAGCCAAACAAAAGGATCACAGCTAGACAGGCTCTTGAGCATGAGTACTTCAAGGACCTTGAGATGGTACAATGA
- the LOC127765769 gene encoding uncharacterized protein LOC127765769: MASSRRQQHKGSWSWTSRVAAAADAASWCLALSLVALLLVCSLGPGGAAGGEQRGGVAAVVRGAALSARACEEIYVVAEGETLHSISDKCGDPYILEQNPHVHDPDDVFPGLVIKITPSKPR, translated from the coding sequence ATGGCGAGCAGCAGGCGGCAGCAGCACAAGGGTTCGTGGTCGTGGACgtcgcgggtggcggcggcggcggacgcggcgtcGTGGTGCCTGGCGCTGTCGCTGGTGGCGCTGCTGCTGGTGTGCTCGCTCGGgcccggtggcgccgccggcggcgagcagcggggtggtgtggcggcggtggtgcgcggcgcggcgctgtCGGCGCGGGCGTGCGAGGAGATCTACGtggtggcggagggggagaCGCTGCACAGCATCAGCGACAAGTGCGGCGACCCGTACATCCTGGAGCAGAACCCGCACGTCCACGACCCCGACGACGTCTTCCCCGGCCTCGTCATCAAGATCACGCCGTCCAAGCCCAGGTAG